The Bombus vancouverensis nearcticus chromosome 3, iyBomVanc1_principal, whole genome shotgun sequence genomic sequence GATAtgtcattttatattattcagaGGTAGAATTCAGTAATTTATATCAACCTGAGTTATTTTGTCATTATCACGGAAAAATACTGACTTTTATGTAGATATTCACGTCTAAGTTCACACataattatgtacatatatacttttACCACACGTAAATAAAACTTGGACTACGCGTACTACATATTTTCGTCACTTTGAAAACACGATATTTCTGTGTCGTTACCAAAACAGATGTTCAGcttaccttttttttaaatttaccaaCATTAATGCATACTTTCGTCATTAAACTTTAATTATCGAtccaaaataattttttctaatCATCCAAAAAACTCTTTATTATCGACTAATTTTCATGTGCACTCTTCCTAATTCATTTTCTTATCTTTACAGTCGACTCAATGGCTTTGACCAAGTCAAGGTTATCACGATTAAAGTACATCAGACTATCGTGCTTGTTGACTCGAGTGTTCAAAGTGGTTTATCCTCGTCAATAGGAATTGGACTTCCAAAAGCTCTTCCTGAAGTTTCGTCCTCTTTCTCTTTGGATTTTCTTGGTGTCCTTATCGAATGGTCTTCGGGTTCCGGAGTGCCGAACGGGGACGAGATGTGTGATACCGCCGGAAATGGCGCTGTTGGCGCCTCTGACTCAGCTGTGTCCGGCGTTGAGTTCGCCATCTCCAGAGGACCGCTGAGTATCGAGTCTGGGGATTCGTTGTACGAATGGTCGGTTGGTTGAACCGGTTCGCCCAGGAGATCGTTCGTCTCCGATGGTCTTCGTTCTTCAGGGACTGTCGAGGTGCGACGCATGCTCGGCTTTTTGTACCTGTTACCATGCGTCCCTTCAATTAGTAGGTAGAATGGTACTGATTATATCAGGCACCATAACACATTGTAGACTAAAGTCTTGGTAAGTTTCTGAGTGAACTTGAGcaaaattttggaaaattttattttatgtgaCTAGAGATTACCACTAGAATCATACCATAAAAATATGGTGGGTTTcagactttttaattttttaattactaaaaatatgcgtctgcggatatttatgcaaatttatatttttgtgaatataattaaaaaaatgaaatctggatattttatatatttttatgtgcaTTTAGTATACTTTTGACTTTTAAATCCTTTACAGATGCATTCACATTCGCAgcttaataatttctatcagcAAAAtcaatgtttctttttattgaaataattatagctatttaatttcattattttaattatacttaTATGCGTGTAATATATTTTAGTAAATGTCACAGgataattattttatcattaaagAGATCAATTTTGATAGGATATACAGCAAAACTTCTAGTCCACAATGTGGTAATTATTtcttgatttatttaaaaaagatataattaattGGAATACATTTGAAGCGAATTCCAATGTCGATTTGCATTGCAATTGGCTTTGATAGGAGACTAAGGCTTATTGATTTGAATATCGTATTGGCTCTAGTATTATGATGATTTATTTAGTGCTACTTACTGATTAATGTCTATCGGTGATATAGCTTGATCCGGACTCGTTCTCGTCGTCCCGTTCCCGTTGTCCCATGAATTGTGTCGACGATGATGACTCTTGTCTTTGTATGCTTCTGCTATGTTATTATAACTCCCTACGATTCTACGTTTGTCTAGTTCTTTCTGAATCTTCTCTGGCATACTACTAACGGATCTGTATAATCCATTCCGGATCATATCctacaaatttaaatttctgTTATATCTTTTAAACATTACTTTGCTATGTAAAGTACTGAAAAATAATTAACGTAATTAAGTAGATACAGCGAATACAATAATAGAGAAAGGAaagtttaaaagatttcgaCATACACTCGAAAGAGGCGTAGGTTCGACGTTAGGGTTGGTCCAAACATTGGTAGCGCCAGGTGCGTCCTCGTTATCGTTCAACATTTCCGCCGAATAGGTTGGTCTGGCAGGTATAATTGGCGACCGGCAACACACTCTACAGTAATAAAATCTACCGGATTAATTGTATGTCGAGGTCGTCTTAAAATCCTGTTGTACTTACGAATTAACGTCCTCGAGTTTCTTCAGTAACCTTTCGTTTTCTCTGCATACGAGTTCTTGGTCCCGTATCACTTGCTCCCTCGTAGCATATAATTCTGCATTTTCTCGACGGAGAGCTTCGTTCTCGGTGATATACGCGTGGATAAGTTGACTTAATTCGGGTCGTTCCATTTCGGATAGTTTATTCAAATCCACCACCGGAGGTGTCAATGGCACTCTTCTTTCAGCTATAAAAGGTTATTTAaggagaaattttataattttgcctttctcgttttaattatattaaatcgtTGTTactaaattttcaattaaatcttTTTATTAAACTCACTATTGTATTAAATCTTTCTTATTAATTGACATTTGATACTTACTTTTGGATTCGCTACGAACTATATTCGATGCATCACCACTTAAATGAAGAGCCGCGCGCAGATGTTCGTTTTCCGTCTGAAGAGCTCCTACTTCTCGTTTTAAACTGAGAATCAGAGCTTCTCGAGCATCCTATATAAAAGCAAATTCTATTTGTATTTCATGTTTTCTATATacttataatttacaattaatataCCTCACTCACCATTACCACGATAGGTTTCGTTCGAATCTTCTTCACCCTCGCCGCGTACCTCAACGTATTCAATGTTTCGCTCGCGTTCGACTTGGCTGGCGAAATACAGGCGATCTAAAATTCAATTAAACCATCCAATCAGTTATACCGATTGAGTGTATAATTATTAAGTTGTCCTTGTTAGAATAATTTGATTTACCATTAATGTAACGCCATTTCCTGCCAAACTGTCGGCTAGAAGCTTAGTCAGTTTGCTGTCTCGATACGGAATGTGACCACCCTTGCGTTTTCCATCGCTCAAAGAGGCTATGCAGTAACCTTTAAAGTAAAAAGTGTCAATCTCAAAAGAAGTTGGAGAAACTTTTCTGTAACGTAAAGTCGTTTCCATGCAATTCGCGCTATCACGTTCGTTTATCGATCGTCACATAGAAGTCGATGTTGCGGGTGAAGTCTGCGCTCTTTTGTTCATCGATTTTTACGATCCTTGCGCATATTTGATAACGTAAAGTTTCATCGTAATATTAAACGAGGTTCGATTAATTTGGTATTGAACATTCGACAAAATTCTGCTTCGAGATAGACTTTGAGAGAAGACAACTCGAAGATTGAACCGCTTTAGTATTTCAGTGCTTAATTTGTGTTGTATTTTTTCTTATAACTTTTTGATAATCGTACCTAGAACCATGAgacttttattaatattattcgcTTCCTCCAGAGTCTTCCCTTCGCTTTGCGTTTTCTTCGTCATCTCACTTCCAGCCAGATCGACGAAGTTAATTTTCCCTTGTCTCGATATAAACACGCTGTTATCCATCTGTCGATagtaatatttgtataaaatttgtcTTTATCGTACGATAATTTGGATACTCACCTGTTGTTCAGACGTGATGCTGACAGTGAGAATACTGTGACTTCTACTGGAATAGTCGTTCATATTGTGCGAACCAACTTTTCTATTTCTCATGCCTGAAAAATCATATTACTATAAATACGCTTTTCTaacatttggaaatttttttaaagtaatgTCAACGAATTTAGATATTTATGGATTTTCTATCTTCTTAAATAAATCTGTgaattttactatattttttaatcgGATTTATCGCGTTTGATATTTTCACAATGAAACACGTGCTGTGTGTAAGGGATGGTAAAGGGGTTTAAAGTACATCTATCGGGGGTGCAAAGAGTGAAGATCAATAACACGACTACCTTCTTCGAGAACCGCCAGAAGATCATCAAGTTCCTCGCACTCGACAGTGAAAAGGTTCTCAACGAAAAAGCCCCGTGTCTTTTTGCTCCATCGTACCATTAGGGGTTTCCTCGACGTGCCAGGATTTAACAGATCTATTACCTGCGGTTCAAAGGTAAACGATGCCTTGTAAATCGGTGACGAAGCTCTTCTCTCTTTCCACTGAAAGTGATATCCACTGACCTTTTCGTTGTAGATCTCCAGAAAGGAAGCTTTTAACACGAAATTACAATCTTGTCGTTCTTGCAACAACTTAAACAGGTAGACGAAAGACCGGAAGACCAGGCCGTGTTGCTCCGAGTAAGGGTTCATCCTTTCGAACTGCTTAAGAGAAAAACATTCATTGATGATTCTTGTAATTTGACAAAAAGCGCTTCTTTGCGTGATTTTACTTTCATCGTAAAATTTAGGCGATTAATAATAACAAAGCTTAATTAACTATCATTAAATCTTAAAAAAAGATTCCATCTTTTAATTCAATTCTCCTATGTAACATTATATATTgaattaatttgtaaaataaaaaattaaccaaCCGAAGATTTTTACACCACTGAAATTTGGAAGTAGCAAGTATACAAATGCTAGAAGTAGTGTAAAGCGCCACGTTTAATAATTCGAACACTTTTATTGATAATTTGTTTGTTTTTGCGATCACGTATAACATTGTTCGAGCGGTAAACGAGTATCGTTTAGATATACCGTCATTATCTTATCTACGCACGTCGAACAACATTAACCTTTCTGTTACATTCATACACGGCCTTCACTTCAACTCGATCAACTATTTTAATACATTATTCGTAATCGCCTTTTGCTATTCTTACGCTTCTTGGCGAGTGTTTCTGGAAACTCGGTTTTTTTCTGACGGAAATTCTGACGGAAAACCGTACTCGGTTTTCATTGAAAAAACCAGCGTGTGAGACCGATGAATTTCTATCTGAAGAGTAGGTAAAAAGTTGACAAAGGAATCTTCTTCGCTAACCATTTCTGGAGGCCCTGTGAGGGTGTGAGTTTTTCCGCTTCCGGTTTGCCCGTAGCAAAACGCGGTGCAGCTGAATCCTTCTACCGCCATTTCAATAAGCTTTTTCACACCAGAGAATTGCAAGATGTCCTCCTGAGTGGCCGTGGGCTCGAACACCACGTTGTACGAAAATAATTTGCCCTTCTTGTCCCCGCTGCTTGGAACTCCGTCGCACTGTGCAAGGTTGAACGATAAAAGTCCATGTGATTCACGATAATTTCgtttagatatttttaattaaacgcgaGGGGGCTAGcaagagaaggaaaaatgatatcGAATAATCGACGAATTATCCGAGCTCGCAACATTTCTTCAAATTAATCAGAGGACATAATAAGCGATATACTTACGTATATCTGTCCATCTCCGGGAAATTGTACGGCCATATCGTCACCGGCTTTAATTTCCTTGCTATTAAGCGGACGTACTCTATAAAATGATCGATTAACCAggaaaattatgtaaatttaatattacactTGCAATCATCCCATGCAAGTTTAATAAACGTATCTGAGTTAATTGATCAATGAAATAATACTAGGTGTTCTTACCTGACAACGACATTTATGTTGTTCTCTGGAAGCCAATTCTTGGTGGCGATCACTCTCTTATCACCGTCTACCAGTCTCTCGATACTACCAGTCCTGGAATCGAAACAAGCAGACAAACGATAACGATTTTCAAACGGTGTAGAAAGCCTGTTAGTTTTCTGTAGAAGCGTAAAGTCGTTCTCGATCATGATCGAACGCTTCAACAGGAGTAACCCATCTGGCAATTCGTGATTGACCTGCTATCATGGCGGCTAAATAATTGAGGAAGTTCAATCAATTGGTCTAACTGAAACCGTCAGGAAAAATCGCGTGATTGACCAGGCTCGTTTACGAGTTCGTCTTTTTTCCTTCTGCACCACGGAGCTAATCGTAGTATTGAAAAATCGTTTCGACCTCAGTCAATAATTCACGAGGGCTTGATTACCGAACTCGACAGCCTTGATTGATTGCCTGGATAAACAATACTTTACGATTGTTGTTCATCGTACTTACGTACACGTAATAACGTACGATATCGATGTATCGCTCTTTATTAATCGTAAGTGGTTTAAATAAATCTCCAATGAAAAATTGGTgtaatttgtttgaaatattattcgcaaataattttaaattagacGACTACCAAGGTGGAATTTTTCTTCCACCGAATGGAATAATTGTTACACTTCTACGATACTGCAGCGTCCGAAGATCGTTCAAACTTTCGAAACAGCAATGCTTTCAAAGATTATCGCAACATTGAACATTTACAACTTTTGGAGATTATTCAATCAAGCtttgaaattttcaaagatTACTCTaactttcaaaatttcaatttgcAAACTTGTTATTCGAGCTTGCAAAGTTGCGACATTTTCAAAGAATATTCTGAATATTCGCGTTCTAATGTTTTCAACTACAAGTACAATATTTCTCCAACGAAACCGATAACATCGGTATGACGACCGTGAAAGCCTAAAATTATTCGTACAGAAACTGCGATTTCGCGTTCGTTTAATTGATGCACGTTGCACAAACAAGACATGCATGACTTGCGAAACTTTTCCATTTCCTTGGTCGGTGGAAAGGGTCATTGACAATGTATACACTTGTGACAGGAACAACGTGTTTACTATTATTTCACTATAGCGTAGTATGTCATAATTCCTCGAGAACTGTAATACGCAGTTCTTATTCCGAGCCTATCGCAACAATGACATTTATTGCGTACTATAGTTCCATGTGTGACGTCGAGCAATTCGTTGTCTCGAAGACATAGAAAAAAATTACCTTTTAATATACCTTTAATCGAGAATTACAATTACTTTAAAAGCGTGGAGTATATATTGTAGAAAACGTGGATCGAGCACTCGAACGTGTGACATTGATGGGCAACGATCGATAAAGCTTTCTCAAATTGCCATCGCTTCAAACGTTTTAACGAACCTTATGAAAAATTGTAATGGACGTTACCAGTAGGTAAGTACTTTCTGTTCGTTTTATTTGTTAACGCACTTTCATTATTTTGATATAAATCATGTTTCACGTGCCTTATTTCTTTAATCACGCGAACGATTATTCCCGTAGATGTTTATCGATCCAACTTGTACGAAACAGATCGATTTTTAGGGCGTAGAAATGTTCGGTTAATTGTTCAGATTCAgaatgaatatttttttttatttacgcaTGAATTTGATGACGTTGGCGAGTTGACGATGAATCTAAAATCTATTTGTAATTTACACATTTGCGATCCGATTCGCGATTCAAGTTACATCGATTGCTATTAATATCGTCTGAGAACATTGTATGTGCGTTTTAATTACTTTCGTTGTTATTCTTCTTACGATTCCATTCGATAATGATTCTCTGTTTGGCGGAAGCTCTTTGCTCGAATAGAAAATACAGAATTAACACCAATTTGTAGATTGAAGGTTGAAAATTGTTTCATTGGGATAAGATCAATTGATATATGTAATATGTGTTTCAACGTTTTTGAGATTATATCATATTCAACGCTTTAGAGATTTTATTATCAACTTtcataaattaatatacaattcTAAATAGTACTTTTTAGTTTTAATTACAGCTAATTCTCCAGAGTTCTTAGAATTAAGGAAACAAACATTACAATAATTCTTACgtaagaaaagataaaaatatcagGTACATTCAATTCtccataatttttatataatagaaaaagaaaaaaaaataaaataaaacactaGTTTTCTCTGTTTTATTGGACTCTTCCCTCTGCGCTATTATTCATTTTTCGCCATAAAGTAGCACGAATCGTCCTATCGCAGGAAAAATGTTCGTTTCACGTGTCTGACCGCTGAGATCTCTTTCCATGGGCACACGTTTTGCGATCGTCGTGATATTGACCGTCAGAAAGAGACAGTCGAGCAAGGTCTCCCAATCGATACACGGCATCGAAATGTGTCGCAATTGCGACGTATGTGTCTATCAATGTTGGTATTCCCGTACGTTATATCTAAGCGAAACGATTAAGGTGAATTTACACGAGGATGCAACCCCTCACACGGAAAATTAAATCGAATGATATAGAAAGCTTCGTCGTCGCGTCACATCGATTTATAATATCTCTAGCCTGATCTCGAGGACAGTTTCTAGGAAACGATTCGACACTCTAATTTCACTGTCAGAATTCTCTTGACAATTTATTTATGGGTTTTTCCTCCGAAGCCGTTAAACTCGCCGCTCGATCAATTCGATTCTAGCTTTCCGCTAGATTGGAAGTTAATTCTGTATTCTTATGTCGTCGCGATCGTCGAGCATCACCCGCCATAATTTCCTACCGGTAGTTTTCCATTAGTCAATATTTTTTCTCCCGTTTTCTTTTCCACTTTTAACAGAATATATTCACAACGTGTCAAGGTTTGTATGATCTTCTCTTCACGTGGCTTACTGTCAATATCTCTTTTCTTATCATTGTTTTTGTTTTGTGCTTTACAGCTTGAATAAATTAAGAGAATTTCGTGTGTTATCAATTATCAATTCAGTACTTATCATTAAGTAATTCCTAGTAAATTGTATCATTTTGGTTCCTATTGTCTGAATGTTATCATAAAAGTTGATAAAGAAACAAATTCTTTTATTCTGCGAATAGACGATATTGTTCTAATGTATATTGCATATGTTCGAGTTatagaatatttgtaaattGTTCGATGACAAAACCGTCATCGTGTTAGGAAATACCGACGTAGAACGTATCTTAATGGAAAAAAAGAGAACGAAAATAATTCTCACATCGATTGTTTGGTGCGACGCGTCAGTTCCTCGCAGAAATGTGATCGATAGTTTCTACGTAAACGTTTGCTTACAGTATCCACTTACATGAAATTGCTGTAAAAGCGTTAATATTCCATCAGATAGTGTTAATACGAGTTACATGAGATACTTGCATTGGCCGAAGGAGTGAAAATTACGTACTTATCTATTTTTTCTCAGCAGATCATTTCTAAATGATCTGAACTTAAACGTGTAACAAGAAGAAAAAGCTAAACTATTCATTAGAatcattaatatttttctatgaCGATATGATTTGTACAACGTAATCGACTACAGATGATCttataatgataaaataatagtgtaataatatatgataataataataataataataataataataatagatgaGCTAAATTTAAATGTGACGAAAAGAAAAAGCTATGCTATATATTAAGAATCATTAACATTCTTCTTTAACCACATGCTCTTGAAATTGATTAAATCTGGTTTAATAATGATgaaataatagtataataatatataacacaGCGTGATGAGAAGAAAAAGCTAAAATGTTAAAAACATTCGTTATTACGTGGTAATCGATTAAAGCTgatctaataataataacgaataatgataaaacaaaaatatcagATAAAAACGAGGACGAATACTTACTCGCTTCCACGAGACTGTTGAAGGCTACTTTTCGTGACTACTTTAATTGTAGAATTGCTCTTTCCTGGACTATTTCCCCTGG encodes the following:
- the LOC117154233 gene encoding kinesin-like protein KIF12 isoform X2, whose translation is MVLVKSPSPSRGDSLQKENAKKDKGKSRVSRGNSPADHTTSRGNSPGKSNSTIKVVTKSSLQQSRGSETGSIERLVDGDKRVIATKNWLPENNINVVVRVRPLNSKEIKAGDDMAVQFPGDGQIYCDGVPSSGDKKGKLFSYNVVFEPTATQEDILQFSGVKKLIEMAVEGFSCTAFCYGQTGSGKTHTLTGPPEMQFERMNPYSEQHGLVFRSFVYLFKLLQERQDCNFVLKASFLEIYNEKVIDLLNPGTSRKPLMVRWSKKTRGFFVENLFTVECEELDDLLAVLEEGMRNRKVGSHNMNDYSSRSHSILTVSITSEQQMDNSVFISRQGKINFVDLAGSEMTKKTQSEGKTLEEANNINKSLMVLGYCIASLSDGKRKGGHIPYRDSKLTKLLADSLAGNGVTLMIACISPAKSNASETLNTLRYAARVKKIRTKPIVVMDAREALILSLKREVGALQTENEHLRAALHLSGDASNIVRSESKTERRVPLTPPVVDLNKLSEMERPELSQLIHAYITENEALRRENAELYATREQVIRDQELVCRENERLLKKLEDVNSVCCRSPIIPARPTYSAEMLNDNEDAPGATNVWTNPNVEPTPLSSDMIRNGLYRSVSSMPEKIQKELDKRRIVGSYNNIAEAYKDKSHHRRHNSWDNGNGTTRTSPDQAISPIDINQYKKPSMRRTSTVPEERRPSETNDLLGEPVQPTDHSYNESPDSILSGPLEMANSTPDTAESEAPTAPFPAVSHISSPFGTPEPEDHSIRTPRKSKEKEDETSGRAFGSPIPIDEDKPL
- the LOC117154233 gene encoding kinesin-like protein KIF12 isoform X4 — translated: MVLVKSPSPSRGDSLQKENAKKDKGKSRVSRGNSPADHTTSRGNSPGKSNSTIKVVTKSSLQQSRGSETGSIERLVDGDKRVIATKNWLPENNINVVVRVRPLNSKEIKAGDDMAVQFPGDGQIYCDGVPSSGDKKGKLFSYNVVFEPTATQEDILQFSGVKKLIEMAVEGFSCTAFCYGQTGSGKTHTLTGPPEMQFERMNPYSEQHGLVFRSFVYLFKLLQERQDCNFVLKASFLEIYNEKVIDLLNPGTSRKPLMVRWSKKTRGFFVENLFTVECEELDDLLAVLEEGMRNRKVGSHNMNDYSSRSHSILTVSITSEQQMDNSVFISRQGKINFVDLAGSEMTKKTQSEGKTLEEANNINKSLMVLGYCIASLSDGKRKGGHIPYRDSKLTKLLADSLAGNGVTLMIACISPAKSNASETLNTLRYAARVKKIRTKPIVVMDAREALILSLKREVGALQTENEHLRAALHLSGDASNIVRSESKTERRVPLTPPVVDLNKLSEMERPELSQLIHAYITENEALRRENAELYATREQVIRDQELVCRENERLLKKLEDVNSPTYSAEMLNDNEDAPGATNVWTNPNVEPTPLSSDMIRNGLYRSVSSMPEKIQKELDKRRIVGSYNNIAEAYKDKSHHRRHNSWDNGNGTTRTSPDQAISPIDINQYKKPSMRRTSTVPEERRPSETNDLLGEPVQPTDHSYNESPDSILSGPLEMANSTPDTAESEAPTAPFPAVSHISSPFGTPEPEDHSIRTPRKSKEKEDETSGRAFGSPIPIDEDKPL
- the LOC117154233 gene encoding kinesin-like protein KIF12 isoform X3; amino-acid sequence: MVLVKSPSPSRGDSLQKENAKKDKGKSRVSRGNSPADHTTSRGNSPGKSNSTIKVVTKSSLQQSRGSETGSIERLVDGDKRVIATKNWLPENNINVVVRVRPLNSKEIKAGDDMAVQFPGDGQIYCDGVPSSGDKKGKLFSYNVVFEPTATQEDILQFSGVKKLIEMAVEGFSCTAFCYGQTGSGKTHTLTGPPEMFERMNPYSEQHGLVFRSFVYLFKLLQERQDCNFVLKASFLEIYNEKVIDLLNPGTSRKPLMVRWSKKTRGFFVENLFTVECEELDDLLAVLEEGMRNRKVGSHNMNDYSSRSHSILTVSITSEQQMDNSVFISRQGKINFVDLAGSEMTKKTQSEGKTLEEANNINKSLMVLGYCIASLSDGKRKGGHIPYRDSKLTKLLADSLAGNGVTLMIACISPAKSNASETLNTLRYAARVKKIRTKPIVVMDAREALILSLKREVGALQTENEHLRAALHLSGDASNIVRSESKTERRVPLTPPVVDLNKLSEMERPELSQLIHAYITENEALRRENAELYATREQVIRDQELVCRENERLLKKLEDVNSVCCRSPIIPARPTYSAEMLNDNEDAPGATNVWTNPNVEPTPLSSDMIRNGLYRSVSSMPEKIQKELDKRRIVGSYNNIAEAYKDKSHHRRHNSWDNGNGTTRTSPDQAISPIDINQYKKPSMRRTSTVPEERRPSETNDLLGEPVQPTDHSYNESPDSILSGPLEMANSTPDTAESEAPTAPFPAVSHISSPFGTPEPEDHSIRTPRKSKEKEDETSGRAFGSPIPIDEDKPL
- the LOC117154233 gene encoding kinesin-like protein KIF12 isoform X1, which codes for MVLVKSPSPSRGDSLQKENAKKDKGKSRVSRGNSPADHTTSRGNSPGKSNSTIKVVTKSSLQQSRGSETGSIERLVDGDKRVIATKNWLPENNINVVVRVRPLNSKEIKAGDDMAVQFPGDGQIYCDGVPSSGDKKGKLFSYNVVFEPTATQEDILQFSGVKKLIEMAVEGFSCTAFCYGQTGSGKTHTLTGPPEMFERMNPYSEQHGLVFRSFVYLFKLLQERQDCNFVLKASFLEIYNEKVIDLLNPGTSRKPLMVRWSKKTRGFFVENLFTVECEELDDLLAVLEEGMRNRKVGSHNMNDYSSRSHSILTVSITSEQQMDNSVFISRQGKINFVDLAGSEMTKKTQSEGKTLEEANNINKSLMVLGYCIASLSDGKRKGGHIPYRDSKLTKLLADSLAGNGVTLMIACISPAKSNASETLNTLRYAARVKKIRTKPIVVMDAREALILSLKREVGALQTENEHLRAALHLSGDASNIVRSESKTERRVPLTPPVVDLNKLSEMERPELSQLIHAYITENEALRRENAELYATREQVIRDQELVCRENERLLKKLEDVNSFYYCRVCCRSPIIPARPTYSAEMLNDNEDAPGATNVWTNPNVEPTPLSSDMIRNGLYRSVSSMPEKIQKELDKRRIVGSYNNIAEAYKDKSHHRRHNSWDNGNGTTRTSPDQAISPIDINQYKKPSMRRTSTVPEERRPSETNDLLGEPVQPTDHSYNESPDSILSGPLEMANSTPDTAESEAPTAPFPAVSHISSPFGTPEPEDHSIRTPRKSKEKEDETSGRAFGSPIPIDEDKPL